Proteins encoded by one window of Lathyrus oleraceus cultivar Zhongwan6 chromosome 1, CAAS_Psat_ZW6_1.0, whole genome shotgun sequence:
- the LOC127092866 gene encoding uncharacterized protein LOC127092866: protein MERCSNDEENAAYQVYLSQSHRRKNDVSRDEVIQILQAIASSGRFWHDWDNLKSMLSFQLKQVLSEYPEAKMTSEQQYASLRESYYDLVNKLNDALTCFIDGPPFTLQRVCEILLDAKNIYPNLSKLALALEKNLLVTSTLTICTDPYPQELVQETDAIEKPREKQQEQLI from the exons ATGGAAAGGTGTAGCAATGATGAAGAAAATGCAG CTTATCAAGTTTACCTATCACAGAGTCACCGAAGAAAAAACGATGTTTCAAGAGACGAAGTTATTCAGATTCTTCAAGCTATTGCATCCTCCGGGAGGTTCTGGCATGACTGGGATAATCTCAAGAGTATGCTATCATTTCAGCTGAAGCAGGTATTGTCCGAGTACCCTGAGGCAAAAATGACAAGTGAGCAGCAATATGCTTCGCTAAGAGAATCCTACTATGATTTGGTCAACAAATTGAATGATGCACTTACATGTTTTATTGATGGCCCGCCATTTACATTGCAAAGGGTTTGTGAGATTCTGTTGGACGCAAAAAACATTTATCCAAATCTTTCCAAGCTTGCTTTAGCTCTTGAAAAGAATTTGTTAGTTACATCTACATTGACAATCTGCACTGATCCATATCCACAAGAATTAGTACAAGAGACTGATGCCATAGAGAAGCCAAGGGAAAAACAGCAGGAGCAGCTCATCTGA